In Flavobacterium sp. CS20, a single window of DNA contains:
- the rplU gene encoding 50S ribosomal protein L21 — MYAIVEIAGQQFKVAKDQKVFVHRLQDKEGAKVDFDNVLLLDNDGQVQVGAPAIEGAQVSAKILRHLKGDKVIVFKKKRRKGYKKKNGHRQYLSEIQIESIVASGAKKAEKKTEAKTETKSVKKTEAKSATKKEQTTKPAESDVKLSDMTVAELKAMAKDKGLEGYSSLKKAELIEAIENFKS; from the coding sequence ATGTATGCAATTGTAGAGATAGCAGGGCAGCAATTTAAAGTTGCAAAAGACCAAAAAGTTTTTGTTCATCGTTTACAAGACAAAGAAGGTGCAAAGGTTGACTTTGATAACGTTCTTCTCTTAGACAACGATGGTCAAGTTCAAGTTGGCGCCCCAGCTATAGAAGGTGCTCAAGTCAGTGCTAAAATTTTAAGACACCTTAAAGGTGACAAAGTCATTGTCTTTAAAAAGAAAAGACGAAAAGGCTACAAAAAGAAAAACGGACACCGACAATATTTGTCTGAAATCCAAATTGAAAGTATTGTAGCTTCAGGAGCTAAAAAAGCGGAGAAAAAAACTGAAGCCAAAACTGAGACTAAATCAGTAAAGAAAACTGAAGCCAAATCAGCAACAAAAAAAGAACAAACCACTAAACCTGCTGAAAGTGATGTTAAACTTTCAGATATGACCGTAGCCGAATTAAAAGCTATGGCTAAAGACAAAGGTTTAGAAGGTTACTCAAGCCTTAAGAAAGCAGAATTAATCGAAGCAATAGAAAACTTTAAATCATAA